The proteins below are encoded in one region of Sphingopyxis sp. YR583:
- the thyA gene encoding thymidylate synthase — protein sequence MSDSIHYELQYLDLMRRIWVEGDERVDRTGVGTRSLFGETMRFSLQDDAIPLLTTKRVYWKTALRELLWFLTGDTNIRSLVSQGVKIWTDWPLDKYRRATDDQISAEDFEARIVADEDFAAKWGDLGPVYGHQWVNWPRYEAAGEGLFRRAERGHNQIAALIDSLKNNPGSRRHIFTGWNVADLDRMALPPCHMTYQFHVRSDGGLSCLLFQRSCDLGLGFAFNVFEAALLTRMVAEQAGLHAHELVWTGGDVHLYLNHAELVEQQLSRVPGGAPKLRILRRPSSIFDYRFEDFAVEEYAPQAHISAPVAV from the coding sequence TTGTCTGATTCCATCCATTATGAACTGCAATATCTGGACCTGATGCGGCGTATCTGGGTCGAGGGCGACGAACGAGTCGACCGGACCGGAGTTGGTACGCGCTCTCTGTTCGGCGAGACGATGCGATTCTCGCTGCAGGACGATGCGATCCCGTTGCTCACGACCAAGCGCGTCTATTGGAAGACCGCATTGCGCGAGTTGCTCTGGTTCCTGACCGGCGACACCAATATCCGGTCGCTCGTTTCGCAAGGTGTGAAGATCTGGACCGACTGGCCGCTCGACAAATATCGCCGCGCGACCGACGACCAGATCAGCGCGGAGGATTTCGAGGCGCGCATCGTCGCGGATGAAGATTTCGCAGCGAAGTGGGGCGATCTTGGCCCCGTCTATGGACATCAATGGGTGAACTGGCCGCGCTATGAGGCGGCGGGTGAGGGGCTTTTTCGCCGCGCGGAGCGGGGGCACAACCAGATTGCTGCGCTGATCGATTCACTGAAAAACAACCCGGGGTCGCGGCGACATATCTTCACGGGTTGGAATGTCGCCGACCTTGACCGCATGGCCTTGCCACCATGTCACATGACCTATCAGTTTCATGTTCGCAGCGATGGCGGTTTGTCGTGTCTTCTGTTCCAGCGCTCGTGCGACTTGGGCTTGGGCTTCGCCTTCAACGTCTTCGAAGCGGCACTGCTCACGCGAATGGTCGCCGAGCAGGCGGGGCTTCATGCGCATGAACTCGTCTGGACCGGCGGCGATGTGCATCTGTATCTGAACCACGCCGAACTGGTCGAACAGCAGCTGTCGCGTGTTCCGGGCGGGGCGCCGAAGCTACGCATCCTTCGTCGCCCTTCGAGCATTTTTGACTATCGGTTCGAGGATTTCGCAGTCGAGGAATATGCGCCGCAAGCGCATATTTCCGCGCCTGTCGCGGTCTGA
- a CDS encoding DUF2271 domain-containing protein: protein MQLSTPARILGGTIGLGAMLGAPVFAANPGTMDVTVNIPRLKVAEYHKPYVAIWVEKAGAPAKTVAVWYDYDMKANEGTKWLRDVRQWWRAAGRSMTFPANGISGATRAPGAHKVSFTRAQLGATAPGQYTLVIEAAREVGGRELLRIPFTWPAKAGAGGRAAGTTELGAVSVAFR, encoded by the coding sequence ATGCAGCTTTCCACCCCTGCGCGCATCCTCGGCGGCACGATCGGCCTCGGTGCCATGCTCGGCGCGCCCGTCTTTGCCGCCAATCCCGGCACGATGGACGTCACGGTCAACATTCCGCGGCTGAAGGTCGCCGAATATCACAAGCCCTATGTGGCGATCTGGGTCGAGAAAGCCGGCGCACCCGCCAAGACCGTCGCGGTCTGGTACGATTATGACATGAAAGCCAATGAAGGCACCAAATGGCTGCGCGATGTGCGCCAGTGGTGGCGCGCCGCGGGCCGTTCGATGACTTTCCCGGCGAACGGCATCAGCGGCGCGACGCGCGCGCCCGGCGCACACAAGGTCTCCTTCACGCGCGCGCAGCTCGGCGCGACAGCGCCCGGCCAGTACACGCTGGTGATCGAGGCGGCACGCGAGGTTGGCGGCCGCGAACTTCTGCGTATTCCGTTCACCTGGCCGGCCAAGGCCGGGGCGGGGGGGCGTGCCGCCGGAACGACTGAATTGGGGGCCGTGTCGGTCGCCTTCCGTTAA
- a CDS encoding SDR family oxidoreductase, translating to MTTFRDNLLVGKTAFVAGGTSGISLGIAKRFAELGAKVAVAGRDPDKAQRAAAEIGHDAIGLSGDVRDYAAIRGVMETVVEKFGPMDIVISGAAGNFLAPVLGMSANAFRTVVDIDLNGTFNVFRGCHDLLNRPGASLIAITAGQAINASALQAHACAAKAGINQLIRVLALEWGPEVRVNGISPGPIAGTEGMARLAPDAATRQSHFDRIAMKRWGEIEEVAESAVFLCSPAAGYITGTILDCDGGSQIGDASRGDLAKGMA from the coding sequence ATGACAACATTTCGCGATAATCTGCTGGTCGGCAAGACGGCCTTCGTCGCCGGAGGCACGAGCGGTATCAGTCTCGGCATAGCAAAACGCTTTGCCGAACTTGGCGCGAAGGTTGCGGTGGCCGGCCGCGACCCTGACAAGGCGCAGCGCGCCGCCGCCGAAATCGGACATGATGCGATCGGCTTGTCCGGCGATGTGCGTGACTATGCTGCGATTCGCGGCGTGATGGAGACGGTCGTCGAAAAATTCGGTCCGATGGACATCGTTATCTCTGGTGCGGCGGGAAATTTCCTCGCGCCGGTCCTCGGCATGTCGGCAAATGCATTTCGCACCGTGGTCGATATCGACCTCAACGGCACATTCAACGTATTCCGCGGTTGCCATGATCTGCTCAACCGCCCGGGCGCATCGTTGATTGCGATCACTGCGGGGCAGGCGATTAACGCCTCTGCGCTGCAGGCGCACGCCTGCGCGGCGAAGGCCGGGATCAATCAGTTGATCCGGGTGCTCGCGCTCGAATGGGGCCCCGAGGTGCGCGTCAACGGCATCTCGCCGGGGCCGATCGCGGGAACCGAGGGCATGGCGCGTCTCGCGCCCGACGCTGCAACGCGCCAGTCGCATTTCGACCGCATCGCGATGAAGCGTTGGGGCGAGATTGAGGAGGTCGCCGAATCGGCGGTGTTCCTGTGCTCACCCGCCGCCGGCTATATTACCGGAACGATCCTTGACTGCGACGGCGGAAGCCAGATCGGCGATGCGTCGCGCGGCGATCTGGCGAAGGGAATGGCCTGA
- a CDS encoding TonB-dependent receptor, translating to MAADAGAEASSDQQTERERRDEREQIIVTGQHYQTQQESPKSTRPVRDTPQTVTVITGETIEQQNLLTLRDMLSTVPGITFGAAEGGSPPADSINFRGYSAGSDITQDGVRDSAAYSRSDSFNLEQLEIVNGANSVQSGAGSVGGSINIVTKRPLDETRVIATGGIGTDNYYRGTVDANLRVSDLIAVRLNAMAHKNDVPGRDVDNYKRWGIAPSVSIGMNGPTKLTLQYLHQEDDNIPQYGVPYYNGLVPGVDRSDYFGYRNVDRQEITVDQATITVEHDLSDSWSIRNLARWQQVSQLTVVGPPQGTYCLPSGVSASGGSCVVAVTGFGNFTVPNGYYYIGGPRGNLRDSKNELMYDQLDLRGTFNTGAIEHTLVVGASALWEKYTLNSGNALRNADGTAFYSRYPLINIANPNEVVVGPALPAGFSYGSNVYDGPVNYTYTGRTIGEVDNYAVYLFDAMKIGKFEINGGVRYEKTSGSSRVGLGIPTITSYDDNIFSYRIGLVYKPVEAVTLYAAYGNSQTPSQSSVNGSCSEAATNGNCNVKPESAKNYEIGVKAEVAGGRLLLSAAAFRNERDSYRVNSNDPQFPDQVLDGHSRVDGIALSAVGQILPGWSVTANYTYLDSEIRQSVSDFCLANPAATGCGNTAANPDPAGGAQLQNTPKHSGSLFTTYELPFGLKIGYGATYQGKFAFNVPTATNPTILKSDDYWVHNAFLGYDFTDKISAQLNVKNFTDKLYYTRIRNNGWATPGDARSAVLTLTVGF from the coding sequence ATGGCGGCCGATGCTGGTGCCGAAGCATCGTCCGATCAGCAGACCGAGCGCGAACGCCGCGACGAGCGCGAGCAGATCATCGTCACCGGTCAGCATTATCAGACCCAGCAGGAATCGCCGAAATCGACGCGCCCCGTGCGCGACACGCCGCAGACGGTCACCGTCATCACGGGTGAGACGATCGAACAGCAGAATCTGCTGACGCTGCGCGATATGCTTTCGACCGTCCCCGGTATCACTTTTGGCGCCGCCGAAGGTGGCTCCCCCCCGGCAGACTCGATCAACTTCCGCGGCTATTCGGCGGGCAGCGACATCACGCAGGACGGCGTGCGCGACAGCGCCGCATACAGCCGGTCGGATTCGTTCAACCTCGAGCAGCTTGAAATCGTCAACGGCGCCAATTCGGTGCAGAGCGGTGCGGGCTCGGTCGGCGGGTCGATCAACATCGTCACCAAGCGCCCGCTTGACGAAACGCGCGTCATCGCAACGGGCGGTATCGGCACCGACAATTATTACCGCGGTACCGTAGATGCGAACCTGCGCGTCAGCGACCTGATCGCAGTGCGCCTGAACGCCATGGCACACAAGAATGACGTGCCCGGTCGCGACGTCGACAATTACAAGCGCTGGGGCATCGCGCCGTCGGTGAGCATCGGCATGAACGGCCCGACCAAGCTGACGCTGCAATATCTGCATCAGGAAGACGACAATATCCCGCAATATGGCGTGCCCTATTACAATGGCCTCGTCCCCGGCGTCGATCGCAGCGACTATTTCGGTTACCGCAATGTCGACCGGCAGGAGATCACCGTCGACCAGGCGACGATCACCGTCGAGCACGACTTGAGCGACAGCTGGTCGATCCGCAACCTCGCACGCTGGCAGCAGGTCAGCCAACTTACGGTCGTCGGGCCGCCGCAGGGTACTTATTGCCTTCCGTCGGGCGTTTCGGCCAGCGGCGGGAGCTGCGTCGTCGCCGTGACCGGTTTCGGCAACTTCACCGTGCCCAACGGCTATTATTATATCGGCGGACCGCGCGGAAACCTGCGCGATTCGAAGAATGAGTTGATGTACGACCAGCTCGACCTGCGTGGTACGTTCAATACCGGCGCGATCGAGCATACGTTAGTCGTCGGCGCCTCGGCGCTGTGGGAAAAATACACGCTGAACAGCGGCAACGCACTGCGCAATGCCGATGGCACCGCCTTCTATTCCCGCTATCCGCTGATCAATATCGCCAACCCGAACGAGGTCGTCGTCGGCCCGGCGCTTCCTGCCGGCTTCTCCTATGGCAGCAACGTCTATGACGGCCCGGTCAATTACACCTACACCGGTCGCACGATCGGCGAGGTCGACAATTATGCCGTCTATCTGTTCGACGCGATGAAGATCGGCAAGTTCGAGATCAATGGCGGCGTTCGTTACGAAAAGACCAGCGGGTCGAGCCGCGTCGGCCTCGGCATCCCGACGATCACGAGCTATGACGACAATATCTTCTCGTACCGCATCGGGCTGGTTTACAAGCCGGTCGAAGCGGTCACGCTTTATGCCGCCTACGGCAATTCGCAGACGCCGTCACAGTCGTCGGTCAATGGCAGCTGTTCGGAAGCCGCGACCAACGGCAATTGCAACGTAAAGCCCGAAAGCGCGAAAAATTACGAGATCGGGGTCAAGGCAGAAGTCGCAGGGGGCCGCCTGTTGCTGAGCGCTGCAGCATTCCGCAACGAACGTGACAGCTATCGCGTCAATTCGAACGATCCGCAGTTCCCCGACCAGGTCCTGGACGGTCATTCGCGTGTTGACGGCATTGCACTGAGCGCGGTCGGTCAGATCCTGCCGGGTTGGTCGGTCACCGCCAACTACACCTATCTCGACAGCGAGATCCGTCAGTCAGTGTCGGATTTTTGCCTTGCGAACCCCGCCGCAACGGGATGCGGCAATACGGCCGCGAACCCCGACCCGGCCGGCGGCGCCCAGCTTCAGAATACGCCGAAGCATTCGGGTAGCCTGTTCACCACCTATGAACTGCCGTTCGGGTTGAAGATCGGTTATGGGGCGACCTATCAGGGCAAGTTCGCGTTCAATGTGCCGACCGCAACGAACCCGACGATCCTGAAGTCGGACGATTATTGGGTTCACAATGCCTTCCTCGGGTACGACTTCACCGACAAGATTTCGGCGCAGCTCAACGTGAAGAATTTCACGGACAAGCTCTATTACACCCGCATCCGCAACAATGGCTGGGCCACCCCCGGCGATGCGCGGTCGGCAGTGCTGACGCTGACGGTCGGCTTCTGA
- the cpdR gene encoding cell cycle two-component system response regulator CpdR produces MIRILLAEDDDVMREYLARALTSAGYHVTAVDRGTAAVPYIDSGTFDLLLSDIVMPEMDGIELAQHTAKAAPQTQVMFITGFAAVSLRAEENVPQAKLLSKPFHLKDLVREVDNMFGRADRSSQQ; encoded by the coding sequence ATGATTCGCATTTTGCTGGCGGAAGATGATGATGTGATGCGCGAATATCTGGCGCGCGCGCTCACGAGCGCCGGCTATCATGTCACCGCCGTCGATCGCGGCACCGCTGCCGTTCCCTACATCGATTCGGGAACCTTCGACCTCTTGCTGTCGGATATCGTGATGCCCGAGATGGACGGGATCGAACTCGCTCAGCACACCGCCAAGGCGGCACCGCAGACGCAGGTGATGTTCATCACCGGTTTTGCAGCGGTTTCGCTGCGCGCCGAGGAAAATGTTCCGCAAGCAAAGCTGCTCTCGAAGCCGTTCCACCTCAAGGATCTGGTGCGTGAAGTCGATAACATGTTCGGCCGCGCCGACCGTTCGAGCCAACAATAA
- a CDS encoding DUF4198 domain-containing protein produces MKKRIWGFAATAALAALVAVPASAHRQWMMPSSTVLSGDDVWVTVDAAVSNDLFYFEHQPMRLDALKAWAPDGTEAAIENKATGRYRSTFDVHLTQKGTWRIASISDGVMGSYDLNGKTERLPRGTTTANLAERIPAGATNVKTAESSNRNEIFVTVGEPTTTLFKPVGKGIELVPVTHPNDLIAGEAATFQFLLDGKPAAGLPVTVIPGGIRYRDQLGQMDLKTGADGKVEVNWTEPGMYWLNVTTPQAEREEGAATPATPPAPQRRASYFTTLEVLAP; encoded by the coding sequence ATGAAAAAGCGAATTTGGGGTTTCGCCGCGACCGCCGCGCTGGCCGCACTGGTTGCCGTTCCGGCTTCGGCGCATCGCCAGTGGATGATGCCGTCGTCGACCGTCCTCTCGGGCGATGACGTCTGGGTCACTGTCGATGCGGCCGTGTCGAACGACCTCTTCTATTTCGAACATCAGCCGATGCGTCTCGACGCGCTGAAGGCATGGGCGCCCGACGGGACCGAAGCGGCGATCGAGAACAAGGCCACTGGCCGCTATCGCAGCACGTTCGACGTCCATCTGACGCAAAAGGGCACCTGGCGCATCGCATCGATCTCCGACGGCGTGATGGGCAGCTATGACCTGAACGGCAAGACCGAGCGCCTGCCGCGCGGCACCACCACCGCGAACCTCGCCGAACGCATCCCCGCCGGCGCGACCAATGTGAAGACCGCCGAATCGAGCAACCGCAACGAGATTTTCGTGACGGTGGGCGAACCGACGACGACTTTGTTCAAGCCGGTGGGGAAGGGCATCGAACTCGTCCCCGTGACGCACCCCAACGATCTGATCGCGGGCGAGGCGGCAACCTTCCAGTTCCTGCTCGACGGGAAGCCCGCCGCAGGCCTGCCGGTCACGGTGATCCCGGGCGGCATCCGCTATCGCGATCAGCTTGGGCAGATGGACCTCAAGACGGGTGCCGACGGCAAGGTCGAGGTCAACTGGACCGAACCCGGCATGTACTGGCTGAACGTCACGACGCCGCAGGCCGAGCGTGAAGAGGGTGCGGCAACGCCCGCAACCCCGCCGGCGCCCCAGCGCCGCGCGAGCTATTTCACGACGCTGGAAGTCCTCGCGCCCTGA
- a CDS encoding JAB domain-containing protein: protein MALFEPVGEVPSPSAAAGFVPCQLEDDFAQLLLRPLFDNERETLLLAAFDPFERLVRLKHVEGDMTGRCVITPHCWRALLDSSIAAVLMAHNHPSDMPWPSDADIAATHDAAFFLRTAGIDLVDHLIFVAGGHFSFRTAEML from the coding sequence ATGGCCCTGTTCGAACCCGTCGGCGAAGTGCCGTCCCCGTCGGCAGCGGCCGGCTTCGTGCCGTGCCAGCTTGAGGACGATTTCGCGCAACTGCTGCTGCGCCCGTTGTTCGACAACGAACGTGAAACCCTGCTTCTTGCTGCGTTCGACCCCTTCGAACGCCTTGTCCGCCTCAAACACGTCGAAGGCGACATGACCGGCCGTTGCGTCATCACCCCGCATTGCTGGCGCGCTTTGCTGGACAGCAGCATTGCGGCGGTCCTCATGGCGCACAACCACCCGTCCGACATGCCATGGCCAAGCGATGCCGATATCGCCGCGACGCATGACGCCGCATTTTTCCTGCGCACCGCGGGCATCGATCTGGTCGATCATCTGATTTTCGTCGCGGGCGGTCATTTCAGTTTTCGAACTGCCGAAATGCTCTAG
- a CDS encoding alpha/beta fold hydrolase — translation MASAGPTSNSFVSQRLKLHYVDWGNRGAPPLLLVHGGRDHCRNWDWVAEKLQDRYHIIAPDLRGHGDSAWSPDGNYAMDTFVYDLAQLIHQLDLGPLSIVAHSMGGNIALRYTGLYPENVRKLVAIEGLGPSPKVIAERAKTGYAERFRKWIDDKRQAAGRTPRRYATLEDALARMMGENSYLTETQARHLTIHGISRNEDGTWSWKFDNYLNVWPAFDMPQDDIAALWGAITCPTLLLYGANSWASNPERDGRLEHFKTAEVIEFENAGHWLHHDQFDRFMSTLDEFL, via the coding sequence ATGGCAAGTGCCGGTCCCACCTCGAATAGCTTCGTCTCGCAGCGGTTGAAGCTTCACTATGTGGACTGGGGCAATCGCGGCGCACCGCCGCTGCTGTTGGTGCACGGCGGACGCGACCATTGTCGCAACTGGGACTGGGTCGCCGAAAAGCTGCAGGATCGCTATCACATCATCGCCCCCGACCTGCGTGGTCACGGCGACAGTGCCTGGTCGCCCGACGGCAACTACGCCATGGACACTTTTGTCTATGACCTGGCGCAGCTGATCCATCAGCTCGATCTTGGGCCGCTGTCGATCGTGGCGCACTCGATGGGCGGCAATATCGCGCTGCGCTATACCGGCCTCTATCCCGAAAACGTCCGCAAGCTTGTGGCGATAGAGGGACTTGGTCCCTCGCCCAAGGTGATCGCCGAACGGGCAAAGACCGGCTATGCCGAACGCTTTCGCAAATGGATCGACGACAAACGTCAGGCTGCGGGGCGTACGCCTCGCCGTTATGCAACCCTAGAGGATGCGCTGGCGCGCATGATGGGCGAGAATAGCTACCTGACCGAAACGCAGGCGCGTCACCTGACCATCCACGGCATCAGCCGCAATGAGGACGGCACGTGGAGCTGGAAATTCGACAATTACCTCAATGTCTGGCCGGCGTTCGATATGCCGCAGGACGACATCGCCGCACTGTGGGGCGCGATCACATGCCCCACGCTGCTGCTCTATGGCGCCAACAGCTGGGCGTCGAACCCCGAGAGGGACGGTCGGCTTGAACATTTCAAAACCGCCGAAGTGATCGAGTTCGAGAATGCCGGCCACTGGCTGCATCACGACCAGTTCGACCGGTTCATGTCCACGCTAGACGAATTCCTCTAA
- a CDS encoding Fe2+-dependent dioxygenase encodes MLIAVPDLLTAAELAEVRAIIDAAEWVDGNATSGHQAALAKNNEQLPEDGEAARQAGRLILEALGRSPIFFASALPLRIYPPLFNRYGAGQEFDTHVDNAIRIKRGSDFRIRSDLSITVFLEAPENYDGGELLVEDHYGVQRVKLAAGHAVVYPSSSLHRVTPITRGRRVASFFWLQSMVRNAEERRTLFDLDRAVQRLTGELGGKDRSVIELTGIYHNLLRLWADS; translated from the coding sequence ATGTTGATTGCCGTTCCCGATCTTTTGACAGCCGCCGAACTGGCGGAAGTCCGCGCCATCATCGATGCCGCCGAATGGGTGGACGGCAACGCGACGTCGGGCCATCAGGCCGCGCTCGCCAAGAATAACGAGCAATTGCCAGAGGATGGCGAGGCCGCGCGTCAGGCGGGCCGGCTGATCCTCGAGGCGCTCGGCCGCTCGCCGATCTTCTTTGCCTCGGCATTGCCGCTGCGCATCTATCCGCCGCTGTTCAATCGCTATGGCGCGGGACAGGAATTCGACACGCATGTCGACAATGCCATCCGCATCAAACGCGGCAGCGATTTCCGTATCCGCAGCGACCTGTCGATCACGGTCTTTCTGGAGGCGCCCGAAAATTATGACGGCGGCGAGTTGCTCGTCGAGGACCATTATGGCGTCCAGCGGGTGAAGCTGGCCGCGGGTCACGCGGTCGTCTACCCCTCGTCGAGCCTCCACCGCGTTACCCCGATCACGCGCGGGCGCCGCGTCGCCTCCTTTTTCTGGCTGCAGTCGATGGTTCGCAATGCCGAGGAACGGCGCACCCTGTTCGACCTCGACCGCGCGGTGCAGCGGCTGACCGGAGAGCTTGGCGGCAAGGACCGCTCGGTGATCGAACTCACCGGCATCTATCACAACCTGCTCCGCCTCTGGGCCGACAGCTAA
- a CDS encoding energy transducer TonB, which yields MPPVATAVEAGAGSDPSAGATQNPGPGSGAGGRGDGTGAGGTGSGTGGGSKAVWRSGTIRDRDYPREASRARAGGEVEVRFTIEVNGRVSGCRVTRSSGDSSLDRTTCDLIEERFRFKPATNAVGEAIASQYGWRQSWWLERR from the coding sequence GTGCCGCCTGTCGCTACCGCAGTCGAAGCCGGGGCTGGAAGCGATCCATCGGCGGGCGCGACGCAAAACCCCGGCCCGGGCTCGGGCGCCGGTGGCCGGGGCGACGGAACGGGCGCGGGCGGAACGGGCAGCGGCACCGGTGGTGGTAGCAAGGCCGTCTGGCGGAGCGGCACGATCCGCGACCGTGATTATCCGCGAGAGGCCAGCCGGGCGAGAGCCGGCGGCGAAGTCGAGGTGCGCTTTACGATCGAGGTGAATGGGCGCGTGAGCGGATGCCGCGTGACCCGGTCGAGTGGTGACAGCTCGCTCGACCGGACAACCTGCGATCTGATCGAGGAGCGGTTTCGTTTCAAGCCGGCAACCAACGCCGTCGGCGAAGCGATCGCCAGCCAATATGGTTGGCGGCAGAGCTGGTGGCTTGAGCGGCGGTAG
- a CDS encoding FAD:protein FMN transferase, which translates to MGTSWSLQAVSPPAGTAEGVQAALDIVVAQMSQWEPASDLSRVNRAAPGLWHDVPNELAHVVETALDIAQASGGAFNAGLGQLTEAWGFGSAGSVGAVPERSGAAIDRTIDFDPAARRIRRAEGAALDLSGIAKGYGVDLVAEWLLDSGIRHFLFEVGGELRGEGIRPNGQPWWVDIEMPPTSSIPPWRIALHDLSVATSGNYRRGFNAGGQHYSHSFDPETGRPIVNGVASVTVLHRQCMMADGWATALTVMGPEAAIALADRQELAACVVAGDREHVSRAWRAMMD; encoded by the coding sequence ATGGGAACGAGCTGGTCCCTGCAAGCGGTGTCGCCGCCTGCGGGGACGGCTGAAGGCGTGCAGGCCGCGCTCGACATCGTCGTCGCGCAGATGAGCCAGTGGGAGCCGGCATCGGACCTCTCGCGCGTCAACCGCGCTGCCCCCGGCCTGTGGCATGACGTGCCGAACGAACTTGCCCATGTCGTCGAAACCGCGCTCGATATCGCACAGGCGAGCGGCGGGGCGTTTAATGCCGGCCTTGGGCAGCTGACCGAAGCCTGGGGTTTCGGCAGCGCCGGCTCGGTGGGCGCGGTCCCGGAACGATCCGGCGCCGCCATCGACCGCACGATCGATTTCGATCCCGCGGCCCGGCGTATCCGGCGCGCGGAAGGCGCCGCGCTCGACCTTTCCGGCATCGCCAAAGGCTATGGCGTCGACCTCGTCGCCGAATGGCTGCTGGACAGCGGCATACGGCATTTCCTGTTCGAAGTCGGCGGTGAGCTGCGCGGCGAGGGGATCCGCCCCAACGGACAGCCCTGGTGGGTGGACATAGAAATGCCGCCGACATCCTCCATTCCGCCATGGCGTATCGCACTGCACGACCTGTCGGTGGCGACATCGGGCAATTATCGCCGCGGTTTCAACGCCGGCGGCCAACATTATTCGCACAGCTTCGATCCAGAAACGGGGCGTCCGATCGTCAATGGCGTCGCGTCGGTGACGGTGCTGCACCGTCAGTGCATGATGGCCGACGGCTGGGCCACCGCGTTGACGGTGATGGGGCCGGAAGCGGCTATTGCGCTTGCCGATCGGCAAGAGCTCGCGGCGTGCGTTGTTGCGGGTGACCGCGAGCATGTGTCGCGCGCATGGCGCGCCATGATGGATTAG
- a CDS encoding N-formylglutamate amidohydrolase, with translation MSLRSIPSAAFAVNRPAVSGPVIVSVPHAGRIYPPDILDAARVEQGQLERLEDAWSDLIAAEATGAGATVVQALWARAVADLNRGEGQMAPGEVAMPLRAQFSVPGRKERAGLGVVPTRLADCGPLWKRPIDGAGLHWRLESFHRPYHAALAEALKSARNRFGYSILIDLHSMPSIPVTQPGCGARIVIGDRFGETAGTWLIDRVMMSARCLGEVVTRNQPYAGGHIIRTHGRPGDGVHAVQIEIDRCLYLMPDRSPDSARVARLARWFAELVKDLGQMRPDTEIFPQAAE, from the coding sequence ATGTCGCTGCGTAGCATCCCGTCTGCCGCTTTCGCTGTCAACCGGCCCGCGGTGAGTGGGCCGGTGATCGTGTCCGTGCCCCATGCCGGACGAATCTATCCTCCGGACATTCTCGATGCGGCGCGAGTCGAACAAGGGCAGCTCGAGCGCCTCGAAGATGCATGGAGCGACCTGATCGCGGCCGAAGCAACCGGTGCGGGAGCTACGGTCGTGCAAGCACTATGGGCACGCGCGGTTGCAGACCTCAACCGCGGCGAGGGGCAGATGGCCCCCGGAGAGGTTGCGATGCCGTTGCGGGCCCAATTTTCCGTGCCGGGGCGCAAGGAACGCGCCGGGCTCGGCGTTGTACCGACGCGGCTTGCCGATTGTGGGCCCCTGTGGAAGCGGCCGATCGACGGCGCCGGCCTTCATTGGCGGCTCGAATCATTCCATCGGCCGTATCACGCCGCGCTGGCCGAGGCCTTGAAAAGCGCGCGCAACCGTTTCGGCTATTCGATTCTGATCGACCTGCATTCCATGCCATCGATTCCCGTGACGCAGCCGGGATGTGGTGCACGAATCGTAATCGGCGATCGCTTTGGCGAAACCGCCGGGACATGGCTGATCGATCGCGTGATGATGTCTGCGAGGTGCTTGGGCGAAGTCGTGACCCGCAACCAGCCCTATGCCGGCGGTCATATCATTCGCACGCACGGACGGCCGGGTGACGGCGTCCATGCGGTGCAGATCGAAATCGACCGTTGCCTTTATCTGATGCCGGATCGATCGCCGGATTCGGCGCGTGTCGCCCGGTTGGCGCGCTGGTTTGCCGAACTTGTGAAGGATCTGGGCCAGATGCGGCCCGACACCGAAATATTTCCCCAAGCCGCTGAATAA